A single Nostoc sp. PCC 7107 DNA region contains:
- a CDS encoding response regulator: MLPEQQQRILGYFIEEARDHLNTIEQGLLDLQGTLKDPEMINEVFRAAHSIKGGAAMLGLTSIQHTAHRLEDCFKVLKEHPVRIDEKLESLFLGVADTLKALLEHLSGPYGLSEEAANTLMSEAEPVFKWLIDHLDSLVKNSHNGIADDSYTVIQPPQTESVSSLTDIFWRTDTSIPAEDTQVSSPVVSTSVAAQENTWSEFQHQVLQALRQMLQLFKQQATAESRQNLQQCCHQLEKLGQRWNLPNWSSLCQAAANAICNSENTYLTLAKIVITEIKQAQELVLQDRDAEITISQQLEALLSFPELEFDLFDNEPVTEIENQAVKFTKTNEEVSLIASVQPADSVISLTDINDQLNQDSAIAINHPSENVANSLFSDEEDGSLMIGQIDHHGPEVGLAELNTLADLFEGETPELDETWQQEEILDITAVSHLGIDITEDNKEDNDSDLADFLSLDEDLRTDEPNVNLSTTEDLGLLFGDNFLEKEHSEPEITNVPQLSSANGNNQDVDDLLALNLDDHQLPTVSEVAQPTTEAIPSTGLSASQQSILDELFLDNSEKTLSEVNDFGNTELQVSISEPNSLSLDSLFAEGEENILIPTENSGIGDLFDSLPATKKLAQTEDDLSNFWDSPADAELQSEFDNILEEDVTKALEESLFAAAASGEIFGDMQDAGSSNIEDYRDNFELTFLQPDVDFASDSEDDLFGDLKAPVFLDRNFSSPEIRNFSQEPEALDFTPEFTYQSPEASAVDAQAFGELELNLFDDLDLEFAQDEPIVLADLEPKIHGTYIQLESSDNPVFDLFGDISLPETSETHGDVNEPVVNEDVDLSLLDELLATDISQPNTDLDQLLADTEIIEFSQLPNFENLLDDLLVVNNYEKSDDSEPIISDDFDLFSTADTDDISSGTEESGLKLEVYENINQTFAVDILRETAESPELLLEISDTSSDTPITEAENISFKFTESSTEETNIISEDENDFADLEALLGEELSSDAGAIASEDFAALEALLGGDNHDEISPQSTIHHNYISESPTTASNHSVSETPALPQIEDEFSDLEKLLAEADNTIAHTSPIKSNNNKAPRPTNRRNARFEETMKVPVKQLDDMSNLVGELVVNRNTLEQDHERLRQSLDNLLIQVQQLSDVGARMQELYERSLLEASLLASRTKKETPIFSAEPDTDRGFSELEMDRFTPFHTLSQEMIELIVRVRESASDIDFVTEETERVARQFRQVTTQLQEGLTRARMVPFSQAIDRLRRGVRDNAIKCGKQVELVIEGSDTLIDKMILDHLTDPLTHMLNNAIAHGIETPEERQAGGKPPVGEITIRAFHQGNQTVISVGDDGAGIDPEKVKVKAVKVGMITKEQARTISRMEVYDLLFQPGFSIKDKADEISGRGVGMDVVRSEISEIRGAVNTDSAIGKGTTFTIRLPLTLSICKALCCVSDKARIAFPMDGVEDTLDIPAKNIQHNADGQSFISWRDTVLPFRPLKDLLSFNRLLSRGNVYGGTRDDDTVSVVVVRSGNTLIALQIDLVLSEQEIVIKQFEGPAPKPIGVAGATVLGDGRIMPIADVLEIIDIFQGRMSKHSGGTLWQQKNPPNVIEVQAEKIDPTVLIVDDSITVRELLSLTFNKAGYRVEQARDGQEAWDKLRSGLPCDIVFCDIEMPRCDGLELLSRIQKDSSLNHLPIAMLTSRGADKHRQMAIQLGASGYFTKPYLEEALLEAAVRMLKGEKLVSSSG, encoded by the coding sequence ATGCTGCCGGAACAACAACAGCGGATTTTGGGTTATTTTATCGAAGAAGCACGAGACCACCTGAACACCATTGAGCAGGGGTTGTTGGATCTTCAAGGTACTTTGAAAGACCCGGAAATGATCAATGAAGTTTTTCGGGCAGCCCACTCCATCAAAGGTGGCGCGGCTATGCTAGGTCTAACTAGTATTCAGCACACGGCTCATCGTCTAGAAGATTGCTTTAAAGTCCTCAAAGAGCATCCAGTTCGGATTGATGAAAAGTTAGAGTCATTGTTTCTGGGTGTGGCGGATACTCTCAAAGCATTATTAGAACATTTAAGCGGCCCCTACGGACTTTCAGAAGAAGCCGCTAACACTTTGATGTCGGAAGCTGAACCTGTATTTAAATGGCTCATTGATCATCTAGACTCATTAGTAAAAAACAGTCACAACGGCATAGCAGATGATAGTTATACGGTCATACAACCGCCGCAAACAGAAAGCGTGAGTTCACTCACAGACATTTTTTGGCGGACGGATACTTCTATACCAGCAGAAGACACTCAAGTTTCATCTCCAGTAGTATCTACATCAGTTGCCGCCCAAGAAAATACTTGGAGCGAGTTTCAACATCAGGTGCTGCAAGCTCTACGACAAATGTTGCAACTGTTTAAACAACAAGCGACAGCAGAATCACGACAAAATCTTCAGCAATGTTGTCACCAGTTGGAAAAACTGGGACAAAGATGGAATTTGCCGAACTGGTCTAGTTTATGTCAAGCCGCCGCAAATGCGATCTGTAATAGTGAAAATACTTATCTTACCCTAGCTAAAATTGTTATTACTGAAATTAAACAAGCTCAGGAATTAGTGCTTCAAGATAGAGATGCTGAGATTACAATTAGTCAGCAATTAGAAGCACTCCTAAGTTTTCCCGAACTGGAATTTGATTTATTTGACAATGAACCAGTTACGGAGATAGAAAACCAAGCTGTCAAATTCACCAAAACTAATGAGGAAGTTTCTCTCATTGCTAGTGTACAACCAGCAGATAGTGTGATTAGCTTAACGGATATTAATGATCAATTGAATCAAGATAGTGCGATCGCCATTAATCATCCGAGTGAAAATGTAGCTAATTCTCTGTTTAGTGATGAAGAAGATGGTTCACTTATGATTGGTCAAATTGACCATCACGGGCCAGAGGTAGGATTAGCAGAATTAAATACTTTAGCCGATTTATTTGAAGGGGAAACGCCAGAATTAGATGAAACTTGGCAACAAGAAGAAATTCTAGATATTACTGCTGTCAGTCACTTGGGAATAGATATTACCGAAGATAATAAAGAAGATAATGATAGTGATTTGGCAGATTTTCTGTCTCTGGATGAAGATCTACGTACTGATGAGCCAAATGTCAATCTCAGCACTACAGAAGATTTGGGACTGTTATTTGGGGATAATTTCTTAGAAAAAGAGCATTCAGAACCAGAAATTACGAATGTACCTCAATTATCTTCGGCTAACGGCAATAACCAAGATGTAGATGACCTGTTAGCGCTGAACCTAGATGATCATCAATTACCAACGGTGAGCGAAGTAGCTCAACCGACAACTGAGGCGATTCCGAGTACTGGATTATCTGCTTCCCAACAAAGCATTTTAGATGAATTATTTCTCGACAATTCGGAAAAAACTCTTTCAGAAGTCAATGATTTTGGCAATACAGAACTTCAGGTGTCAATTTCTGAACCCAACTCTTTGTCTTTAGACAGTTTATTTGCTGAAGGTGAAGAAAATATCCTGATACCCACAGAAAATTCAGGAATTGGGGATTTATTTGATAGTCTACCTGCAACAAAAAAATTGGCGCAGACAGAAGATGATTTGAGTAACTTCTGGGATTCTCCCGCAGACGCAGAATTGCAGTCAGAATTTGATAATATCTTAGAAGAAGATGTTACTAAAGCTTTAGAAGAAAGTTTATTTGCAGCGGCTGCTTCTGGGGAAATTTTTGGGGATATGCAGGATGCTGGTTCCTCGAATATAGAAGATTATCGAGATAATTTTGAGCTAACTTTCCTCCAGCCTGACGTAGATTTTGCTTCAGATAGTGAAGATGATTTATTTGGGGACTTAAAAGCTCCTGTTTTCCTTGACCGCAATTTTTCTTCACCAGAAATTCGCAATTTTTCCCAAGAACCAGAGGCATTAGATTTTACTCCTGAATTTACTTACCAGTCGCCCGAAGCTTCTGCGGTAGATGCTCAAGCTTTTGGGGAACTAGAACTAAATCTTTTTGATGATCTAGATTTAGAATTTGCCCAAGATGAGCCAATAGTTTTAGCTGATTTAGAGCCAAAAATTCATGGCACGTATATTCAGCTAGAAAGTTCCGATAATCCAGTTTTTGATTTGTTTGGAGATATTAGTCTTCCAGAAACATCTGAAACTCATGGAGATGTGAATGAACCCGTAGTCAATGAAGATGTAGACTTGAGTTTACTAGATGAGTTATTAGCCACAGACATCAGCCAACCAAATACAGATTTAGATCAGTTACTTGCAGATACAGAAATTATTGAGTTTTCCCAACTCCCAAATTTTGAAAATTTACTCGATGATTTATTAGTTGTAAATAATTATGAAAAATCTGATGATTCCGAACCAATAATTAGCGATGATTTTGATTTATTTTCAACAGCAGATACAGATGATATCTCATCTGGTACTGAAGAATCAGGATTAAAACTAGAAGTTTATGAAAATATTAATCAGACTTTTGCTGTTGATATCTTAAGAGAAACAGCAGAATCTCCAGAATTATTATTAGAAATAAGTGATACATCATCAGATACACCAATTACTGAAGCAGAAAATATTAGTTTTAAATTTACAGAATCATCCACAGAAGAAACAAACATAATATCTGAAGACGAAAATGACTTTGCTGATTTAGAAGCATTATTAGGTGAAGAACTATCAAGTGATGCTGGTGCGATCGCTTCGGAAGATTTTGCAGCATTGGAGGCTTTGTTAGGTGGAGATAACCATGATGAAATCTCTCCCCAGTCCACAATTCACCATAATTACATCTCAGAATCTCCCACCACAGCCAGTAATCACTCTGTTAGTGAAACGCCTGCATTACCACAAATCGAAGATGAATTTAGTGATTTAGAAAAACTACTGGCGGAAGCAGATAACACAATTGCTCACACATCACCAATCAAATCCAACAATAATAAAGCTCCTCGTCCAACAAATCGGCGGAACGCCAGATTTGAAGAAACAATGAAAGTGCCAGTCAAACAACTGGACGATATGAGCAATTTAGTCGGAGAATTGGTCGTCAACCGCAACACCTTAGAGCAGGATCATGAACGACTAAGACAATCATTAGATAACTTGCTAATTCAAGTGCAACAGCTGTCAGATGTGGGCGCGAGAATGCAAGAATTATATGAGCGATCGCTTTTAGAAGCTTCTCTACTAGCCAGTCGTACCAAAAAAGAAACGCCAATTTTCTCGGCAGAACCCGATACAGACAGGGGTTTTAGCGAACTAGAAATGGATCGGTTTACTCCGTTCCACACATTATCTCAAGAAATGATTGAATTGATTGTGCGAGTGCGGGAGTCAGCGAGTGACATCGACTTTGTGACCGAAGAAACGGAACGTGTAGCGAGACAATTCCGTCAAGTCACAACTCAATTGCAAGAAGGTTTAACCCGCGCTCGCATGGTGCCATTTTCCCAGGCGATTGACCGCTTGCGGCGCGGTGTGCGGGATAACGCGATTAAATGCGGTAAACAAGTAGAGTTGGTGATTGAAGGTAGCGATACCTTAATTGACAAGATGATTTTAGATCATCTCACCGATCCTTTGACGCACATGTTGAATAATGCGATCGCACATGGAATCGAAACCCCAGAAGAACGTCAAGCTGGGGGTAAACCACCTGTGGGCGAAATTACCATCCGCGCCTTCCACCAAGGAAACCAAACAGTCATTTCTGTGGGTGATGACGGTGCAGGTATCGACCCAGAAAAAGTCAAAGTTAAGGCCGTTAAAGTCGGGATGATTACCAAAGAACAAGCCAGGACAATCTCCCGAATGGAAGTTTATGATTTGCTGTTCCAACCTGGGTTTAGTATCAAAGATAAAGCCGATGAAATTTCTGGTCGTGGTGTCGGGATGGATGTAGTGCGTTCCGAGATTAGTGAAATTCGCGGGGCTGTCAATACAGATTCGGCAATTGGTAAAGGCACAACATTTACTATTCGTCTACCACTCACCTTAAGTATTTGTAAAGCCCTCTGCTGCGTCTCCGATAAAGCCCGAATTGCCTTCCCAATGGATGGAGTGGAAGATACTTTAGATATCCCCGCTAAAAATATTCAACATAATGCTGATGGACAATCATTTATTTCTTGGCGTGATACAGTTCTGCCATTCCGACCCCTCAAAGATTTATTATCCTTCAATCGCCTGTTGAGTCGCGGTAACGTTTACGGTGGTACGAGGGATGATGATACAGTTTCTGTGGTGGTGGTGCGATCGGGCAATACTTTAATTGCTTTACAAATTGACTTAGTACTCAGCGAACAAGAAATTGTAATTAAGCAATTTGAAGGGCCAGCGCCTAAACCCATCGGTGTAGCTGGTGCTACAGTGCTGGGGGATGGTCGGATTATGCCAATTGCTGACGTGTTGGAAATTATCGATATCTTCCAAGGACGGATGTCTAAACATAGCGGTGGTACTCTTTGGCAACAAAAAAATCCACCTAATGTTATTGAAGTTCAGGCTGAGAAAATTGATCCCACTGTGCTGATTGTTGATGACTCAATTACAGTTAGAGAATTGTTATCTTTGACCTTTAATAAAGCAGGCTATCGCGTTGAACAAGCGCGTGATGGTCAAGAAGCTTGGGACAAACTGCGCTCCGGGCTACCTTGCGATATTGTATTCTGCGATATTGAAATGCCCCGTTGCGATGGACTGGAGTTACTATCACGCATTCAAAAAGATTCGAGTTTGAATCACTTACCTATCGCTATGCTTACCTCGCGCGGTGCAGACAAACACAGACAAATGGCGATTCAGCTTGGTGCTAGTGGTTACTTCACTAAGCCCTATCTGGAAGAAGCCTTACTTGAAGCTGCTGTAAGGATGTTGAAGGGTGAGAAGCTAGTCAGCAGTAGTGGTTAG